A region of Rhodamnia argentea isolate NSW1041297 chromosome 9, ASM2092103v1, whole genome shotgun sequence DNA encodes the following proteins:
- the LOC115742915 gene encoding ubiquitin-like, whose translation MFHFSYCHFSMLTQIQVKTLTGKTVVIEVERSETVHNVKDIIQYREGIPMDQQKLIFAGKELKNGFRTLAEYDVDNESVLHLDICRTGKRKESVGLEHHGISIS comes from the exons ATGTTCCACTTCAGTTACTGTCATTTCTCCATGCTGACACAGATCCAAGTGAAAACCCTAACGGGGAAGACCGTAGTCATCGAAGTTGAGCGCTCAGAGACGGTCCACAACGTGAAGGACATAATACAGTACCGAGAAGGCATTCCCATGGATCAGCAGAAGCTGATCTTCGCGGGCAAGGAGCTCAAGAATGGCTTCCGGACGCTTGCCGAGTACGACGTTGACAACGAGTCGGTGCTCCACCTCGATATCTGCCGAACGGGGAAGAGAAAAG AATCAGTTGGTCTCGAACATCATGGAATAAGCATATCCTGA
- the LOC115742917 gene encoding MYB-like transcription factor ETC1: MADSEHSSSDDTCVDSREETSEESKLEFSEDEETLIIRMYNLVGERWSLIAGRIPGRTAEEIEKYWNSRYSTSQ; encoded by the exons ATGGCTGATTCTGAACATTCTTCTTCTGATGACACTTGCGTGGACTCTAGAG AAGAGACAAGCGAAGAATCAAAGCTAGAGTTCTCTGAAGATGAGGAGACACTCATAATCAGAATGTACAATCTGGTTGGAGAAAG GTGGTCTCTGATTGCTGGCAGAATCCCAGGAAGGACAGCTGAGGAAATTGAGAAGTACTGGAATTCCAGATACTCAACAAGCCAGTGA
- the LOC115742916 gene encoding cysteine-rich PDZ-binding protein, with protein sequence MVCEKCEKKLSKVIVPDKWKEGASNITEGGGRKINENKLLSKKSRWTPYGNTKCIICKQQVHQDAKYCHTCAYTKGVCAMCGKQVLDTKIYKQSNV encoded by the exons ATGGTGTGCGAGAAGT GTGAGAAGAAGCTGTCGAAGGTGATAGTTCCTGATAAGTGGAAGGAAGGAGCCAGCAACATCACCGAGGGCGGTGGCCGCAAGATCAACGAGAACAAGCTCCTCTCCAAGAAGTCCAG GTGGACTCCTTATGGAAATACAAAATGCATTATTTGCAAGCAGCAAGTGCATCAAGATGCCAAATACTGTCATACCTGTGCATACACAAAAG GGGTTTGTGCAATGTGCGGCAAGCAAGTACTCGATACCAAGATATATAAACAAAGCAATGTGTAA
- the LOC115742913 gene encoding probable xyloglucan endotransglucosylase/hydrolase protein 8 has protein sequence MERMASPLSILVCILLILLAKPPTSDVAARSKVSFVDNFNIMWSEAHFKTSEDGQIWYLSLDKETGCGFQTKQRYRFGWFSMKLKLVGGDSAGVVTAYYMCSENGAGPERDELDFEFLGNRSGQPYLIQTNVYKNGTGAREMRHMLWFDPTADFHSYSILWNNHQIVFFVDKVPIRVYKNNGEANNFFPNGKPMYLFSSIWNADDWATRGGLEKTDWARAPFVSTYTDFSFDGCEWEDPFPACVSTTTGNWWDQYGAWHLSGDQKMDYAWVQRNLVIYDYCKDNQRFPTLPWECSLSPWD, from the exons ATGGAGAGAATGGCTTCGCCATTGTCGATTCTCGTCTGCATCTTGCTCATTCTTCTGGCCAAGCCGCCCACGTCGGACGTGGCGGCACGGTCCAAAGTGTCCTTCGTCGACAACTTCAACATAATGTGGTCCGAGGCACACTTCAAGACCTCTGAAGATGGCCAGATCTGGTACTTGTCGCTGGACAAAGAAACAG GTTGCGGGTTTCAAACGAAGCAGAGATACCGGTTCGGTTGGTTCAGCATGAAGCTCAAGCTCGTGGGGGGTGACTCCGCCGGAGTGGTCACTGCTTACTAT ATGTGTTCGGAGAACGGGGCAGGGCCAGAGAGGGATGAGCTGGACTTCGAGTTCTTGGGGAACAGGAGCGGGCAGCCATATCTGATCCAGACCAATGTGTACAAGAACGGGACGGGCGCGCGCGAGATGCGGCACATGCTCTGGTTCGACCCGACCGCGGACTTCCACTCCTACTCCATCCTCTGGAACAACCACCAGATTGT GTTCTTCGTGGACAAAGTGCCGATCAGGGTGTACAAGAACAACGGGGAGGCCAACAACTTCTTCCCCAACGGGAAGCCGATGTACCTCTTCTCGAGCATCTGGAACGCCGACGACTGGGCGACGAGGGGCGGGCTCGAGAAGACAGACTGGGCCAGAGCGCCGTTCGTGTCCACCTACACGGACTTCAGCTTCGACGGGTGCGAGTGGGAGGACCCTTTCCCGGCCTGCGTCTCGACCACGACCGGGAACTGGTGGGACCAGTACGGAGCCTGGCACTTGTCCGGCGATCAGAAGATGGACTACGCTTGGGTTCAGCGAAACCTCGTCATCTACGACTACTGCAAGGACAACCAGAGGTTCCCTACTTTGCCTTGGGAGTGCTCGCTCAGCCCCTGGGATTGA